A single region of the Elgaria multicarinata webbii isolate HBS135686 ecotype San Diego chromosome 14, rElgMul1.1.pri, whole genome shotgun sequence genome encodes:
- the SALL1 gene encoding sal-like protein 1 isoform X1, which yields MSRRKQAKPQHFQSDPELASRSQRNGDTQKGQTNRTTKAKDAHVCGRCCAEFFELTDLLQHKKNCTKNQLVLIVNENPISPSEAFPPSSPTDNPDEQRNDTVNNMDQVDRSDLSEHNDKLETEESMDVEASGVSKSTGSSSQNVNNSIASSNCSTMGTSAITTSLPQLGDLTMLGNFSMINSNVIIENLQSTKVAVAQFSQEARCNGASTSKLAVPALMEQLLALQQQQIHQLQLIEQIRHQILLLASQNADLPASPSPSQSTLRTSANPLSTLSSHLSQQLAAAAGLAQSLASQSASISGVKQLSPLQLPQSNPGNTMIPSSSGSSPNINLSAAAIATPSSDKMATNAGGPQLVNPPVTTSSSPVFAISSLLSPVSNPLLPQPTPSNSVFPNPLSNLGTPAEDLNSLAALAQQRKNKPPSLATFEAKSSSDEAFFKHKCRFCAKVFGSDSALQIHLRSHTGERPFKCNICGNRFSTKGNLKVHFQRHKEKYPHIQMNPYPVPEHLDNIPTSTGIPYGMSIPPEKPVTSWLDSKPVLSTLTTSVGLPLPPTLPSLTPFIKTEEPQPIPICHPSSSSPCSVKSDSGSIDPSGKNSNGHVAEGEGCVLLSSNDKPEESTQMPSASASLDNSITSPAADLGPNSVVAFTNPLMPLMSEQFKAKFPFGGLLDVTPASETSKLQQLVENIDKKATDPNECIICHRVLSCQSALKMHYRTHTGERPFKCKICGRAFTTKGNLKTHYSVHRAMPPLRVQHSCPICQKKFTNAVVLQQHIRMHMGGQIPNTPVTENYPESMESDTGSFDEKNFDDLDNFSDENLEDCPDSSVPDTPKSVDASQDSLSSSPLPPEMSSIAALENQMKMINAGLAEQLQASLKSMENGSVEGDIMTNDSSSVGGDMESQSAGSPAISESTSSMQALSPSNSTTDYHKLPGVEEKPPRILSSEFANGWPLALANGGALDLTSGNPEKMIKEESLSMLFPFRDRGKLKNTACDICGKTFACQSALDIHYRSHTKERPFICTVCNRGFSTKGNLKQHMLTHQMRDLPSQLFEPNSNLGPSQNSSSVVPANSLSSLIKTEVNGFVHGSPQDSKETSSSLLPSGPLPPLATSPVLLPALPRRTPKQHYCNTCGKTFSSSSALQIHERTHTGEKPFACTICGRAFTTKGNLKSLFQVHMGTHMWNSTPARRGRRLSVDGPMTFLGSNPVKFPDMFPKDLAVRSGNGDPSSFWNQYAAALSNGLAMKTNEISVIQNGGIPPIPGSMGNGGSSPISGLTGSMEKLQNSEPNAPLAGLEKLASSENGTTFRFTRFMEDGKEIVTN from the exons GAGACACGCAGAAGGGTCAAACAAATCGAACCACCAAGGCAAAGGATGCCCACGTCTGTGGCAGATGCTGTGCCGAGTTCTTTGAACTCACGGATCTCCTGCAACACAAGAAGAACTGTACTAAAAATCAATTAGTTTTAATTGTGAATGAAAATCCCATTTCTCCTTCTGAAGCCTTCCCTCCTAGCTCCCCTACTGATAATCCTGACGAACAGAGGAATGACACAGTTAATAACATGGATCAAGTAGACCGCAGCGACCTTTCCGAGCATAACGACAAACTTGAGACGGAAGAATCCATGGACGTGGAGGCTTCTGGGGTTAGTAAGAGCACTGGCAGTAGTTCCCAGAATGTCAACAATAGTATTGCAAGCAGTAACTGCTCCACGATGGGTACCTCAGCTATAACAACCTCTCTACCTCAACTAGGGGATCTGACCATGCTAGGCAACTTCTCGATGATCAATAGCAACGTCATCATTGAAAACCTTCAGAGCACAAAAGTGGCGGTGGCACAGTTTTCCCAGGAAGCGCGGTGCAACGGTGCCTCCACAAGCAAGCTGGCCGTCCCTGCCCTGATGGAGCAGCTGTTGGCTTTGCAGCAGCAACAGATCCACCAGTTGCAATTGATTGAACAGATTCGTCACCAAATATTACTGCTGGCTTCCCAGAACGCGGACCTGCCAGCCTCTCCTAGCCCATCTCAGAGTACATTACGAACATCTGCCAACCCCTTGTCCACGTTAAGTTCCCATTTATCCCAGCAACTGGCTGCGGCGGCAGGCTTGGCACAGAGCCTGGCTAGCCAGTCTGCCAGCATCAGTGGTGTGAAGCAACTATCCCCTCTACAGCTACCTCAGAGCAATCCTGGCAACACGATGATTCCATCCAGTAGCGGCTCATCTCCAAATATTAACCTGTCTGCAGCAGCAATTGCGACCCCGTCCTCCGACAAAATGGCTACGAACGCTGGTGGCCCACAGCTCGTCAACCCGCCGGTGACCACGTCATCCTCACCAGTTTTTGCAATAAGCAGTTTATTAAGCCCCGTATCAAACCCTCTTCTACCTCAACCCACCCCTAGCAACTCTGTGTTCCCCAATCCTTTGTCAAATCTTGGGACGCCTGCAGAGGACTTGAACTCGTTGGCTGCTCTGGcccagcagagaaaaaacaagcCCCCCAGCCTAGCCACCTTCGAAGCAAAAAGTTCTTCCGACGAAGCATTCTTTAAGCATAAATGCAGGTTCTGTGCAAAAGTGTTTGGGAGCGACAGTGCCTTGCAGATCCATTTACGTTCTCACACTGGGGAGAGGCCATTTAAATGCAACATCTGTGGAAACCGGTTTTCCACCAAGGGGAATTTAAAGGTCCACTTTCAGCGTCATAAAGAAAAATATCCTCACATTCAAATGAATCCGTACCCAGTGCCAGAGCATTTGGACAACATCCCCACAAGTACAGGTATCCCATACGGAATGTCAATACCACCTGAGAAACCTGTAACGAGTTGGCTGGACAGCAAGCCAGTGTTATCAACTCTGACAACGTCAGTTGGCCTACCACTTCCACCCACCCTTCCAAGCTTGACTCCTTTTATCAAAACGGAGGAGCCTCAACCTATTCCCATCTGTCATCCTTCTTCTAGTTCCCCATGTTCTGTCAAAAGTGACTCTGGGTCCATTGATCCTTCTGGGAAAAACTCAAATGGCCATGTAGCTgaaggggaggggtgtgtgctgCTGTCCTCCAATGACAAACCAGAAGAAAGCACTCAGATGCCCAGTGCCTCTGCTAGTCTGGACAATTCCATAACCTCGCCAGCAGCAGATTTGGGTCCCAACAGTGTGGTCGCTTTTACCAATCCACTCATGCCTCTCATGTCAGAGCAATTTAAGGCCAAGTTTCCATTTGGAGGGCTGCTGGATGTCACACCAGCCTCCGAGACTTCCAAACTGCAGCAACTGGTGGAAAACATTGATAAAAAGGCAACCGATCCCAATGAATGTATCATCTGCCACCGAGTTTTGAGTTGCCAGAGTGCTTTGAAAATGCACTACCGCACACATACCGGTGAAAGGCCTTTTAAGTGCAAAATCTGTGGCCGTGCCTTCACGACAAAAGGCAATCTCAAGACCCATTATAGCGTTCACCGTGCCATGCCCCCACTGAGAGTGCAACATTCCTGCCCAATTTGCCAGAAAAAGTTCACCAATGCTGTCGTTCTGCAGCAGCACATTAGAATGCACATGGGAGGCCAGATACCCAACACACCAGTGACAGAAAACTATCCCGAGTCAATGGAGTCTGATACGGGGTCTTTTGATGAGAAGAACTTTGATGATCTGGATAACTTCTCCGATGAGAACTTGGAAGACTGTCCTGACAGTAGTGTGCCGGATACACCTAAATCTGTCGATGCATCTCAAGATAGTTTATCTTCTTCCCCATTGCCACCAGAAATGTCAAGTATTGCTGCTTTAGAAAATCAGATGAAGATGATCAATGCCGGGCTTGCCGAACAGCTTCAAGCAAGTTTGAAGTCCATGGAGAACGGATCGGTGGAAGGGGACATAATGACAAATGATTCATCCTCTGTTGGTGGCGATATGGAAAGCCAAAGTGCTGGAAGTCCTGCTATCTCGGAGTCTACCTCTTCCATGCAGGCCTTGTCCCCATCCAACAGCACGACCGATTACCACAAACTGCCAGGTGTTGAAGAGAAACCACCAAGAATTTTATCGAGCGAGTTTGCCAATGGTTGGCCACTGGCTCTTGCAAATGGCGGCGCTTTGGACTTGACGTCAGGCAACCCGGAGAAAATGATTAAAGAGGAGTCCTTGAGCATGCTGTTTCCTTTCCGAGACAGAGGCAAACTTAAGAACACGGCGTGTGACATTTGTGGGAAAACGTTTGCTTGTCAGAGTGCCTTGGACATTCATTACAGGAGTCATACCAAAGAGAGACCATTTATTTGCACAGTTTGCAATCGTGGCTTTTCCACAAAGGGTAATTTGAAGCAGCATATGTTGACACATCAAATGCGAGATCTACCATCACAGCTCTTTGAACCCAACTCGAACCTCGGCCCCAGTCAGAACTCTTCGTCAGTGGTACCCGCTAATTCGCTCTCGTCTCTTATAAAGACCGAGGTCAACGGTTTTGTTCATGGCTCTCCTCAGGACAGCAAAGAGACGTCGTCCAGCCTGCTTCCTTCAGGGCCCTTGCCGCCTTTAGCAACGTCGCCCGTCTTGCTTCCAGCTCTGCCCAGAAGAACGCCGAAGCAGCACTATTGCAACACATGTGGGAAAACGTTTTCGTCCTCCAGCGCTTTGCAGATCCATGAAAGAacccatacaggggagaagccttttGCCTGCACTATCTGCGGAAGAGCTTTCACAACAAAAGGGAACCTCAAG AGTCTCTTTCAGGTTCACATGGGGACTCATATGTGGAACAGCACCCCTGCCAGAAGAGGCAGACGGCTTTCTGTGGATGGCCCCATGACTTTTCTCGGAAGCAACCCTGTAAAATTTCCAGACATGTTTCCAAAAGATTTGGCCGTGAGGTCCGGAAACGGAGACCCATCTAGCTTCTGGAATCAGTACGCAGCTGCACTCTCCAACGGCTTGGCCATGAAGACGAATGAGATCTCCgtcattcaaaatggtggcatcCCTCCAATTCCTGGGAGCATGGGCAATGGCGGCAGTTCCCCTATTAGCGGCTTGACAGGCAGCATGGAGAAGCTCCAGAATTCAGAACCTAACGCGCCTCTAGCTGGTCTGGAGAAACTGGCAAGCAGCGAGAACGGGACTACCTTCCGCTTCACGCGCTTCATGGAAGACGGCAAAGAGATTGTAACAAATTAG
- the SALL1 gene encoding sal-like protein 1 isoform X2 — protein sequence MSRRKQAKPQHFQSDPELASRSQRNGDTQKGQTNRTTKAKDAHVCGRCCAEFFELTDLLQHKKNCTKNQLVLIVNENPISPSEAFPPSSPTDNPDEQRNDTVNNMDQVDRSDLSEHNDKLETEESMDVEASGVSKSTGSSSQNVNNSIASSNCSTMGTSAITTSLPQLGDLTMLGNFSMINSNVIIENLQSTKVAVAQFSQEARCNGASTSKLAVPALMEQLLALQQQQIHQLQLIEQIRHQILLLASQNADLPASPSPSQSTLRTSANPLSTLSSHLSQQLAAAAGLAQSLASQSASISGVKQLSPLQLPQSNPGNTMIPSSSGSSPNINLSAAAIATPSSDKMATNAGGPQLVNPPVTTSSSPVFAISSLLSPVSNPLLPQPTPSNSVFPNPLSNLGTPAEDLNSLAALAQQRKNKPPSLATFEAKSSSDEAFFKHKCRFCAKVFGSDSALQIHLRSHTGERPFKCNICGNRFSTKGNLKVHFQRHKEKYPHIQMNPYPVPEHLDNIPTSTGIPYGMSIPPEKPVTSWLDSKPVLSTLTTSVGLPLPPTLPSLTPFIKTEEPQPIPICHPSSSSPCSVKSDSGSIDPSGKNSNGHVAEGEGCVLLSSNDKPEESTQMPSASASLDNSITSPAADLGPNSVVAFTNPLMPLMSEQFKAKFPFGGLLDVTPASETSKLQQLVENIDKKATDPNECIICHRVLSCQSALKMHYRTHTGERPFKCKICGRAFTTKGNLKTHYSVHRAMPPLRVQHSCPICQKKFTNAVVLQQHIRMHMGGQIPNTPVTENYPESMESDTGSFDEKNFDDLDNFSDENLEDCPDSSVPDTPKSVDASQDSLSSSPLPPEMSSIAALENQMKMINAGLAEQLQASLKSMENGSVEGDIMTNDSSSVGGDMESQSAGSPAISESTSSMQALSPSNSTTDYHKLPGVEEKPPRILSSEFANGWPLALANGGALDLTSGNPEKMIKEESLSMLFPFRDRGKLKNTACDICGKTFACQSALDIHYRSHTKERPFICTVCNRGFSTKGNLKQHMLTHQMRDLPSQLFEPNSNLGPSQNSSSVVPANSLSSLIKTEVNGFVHGSPQDSKETSSSLLPSGPLPPLATSPVLLPALPRRTPKQHYCNTCGKTFSSSSALQIHERTHTGEKPFACTICGRAFTTKGNLKVHMGTHMWNSTPARRGRRLSVDGPMTFLGSNPVKFPDMFPKDLAVRSGNGDPSSFWNQYAAALSNGLAMKTNEISVIQNGGIPPIPGSMGNGGSSPISGLTGSMEKLQNSEPNAPLAGLEKLASSENGTTFRFTRFMEDGKEIVTN from the exons GAGACACGCAGAAGGGTCAAACAAATCGAACCACCAAGGCAAAGGATGCCCACGTCTGTGGCAGATGCTGTGCCGAGTTCTTTGAACTCACGGATCTCCTGCAACACAAGAAGAACTGTACTAAAAATCAATTAGTTTTAATTGTGAATGAAAATCCCATTTCTCCTTCTGAAGCCTTCCCTCCTAGCTCCCCTACTGATAATCCTGACGAACAGAGGAATGACACAGTTAATAACATGGATCAAGTAGACCGCAGCGACCTTTCCGAGCATAACGACAAACTTGAGACGGAAGAATCCATGGACGTGGAGGCTTCTGGGGTTAGTAAGAGCACTGGCAGTAGTTCCCAGAATGTCAACAATAGTATTGCAAGCAGTAACTGCTCCACGATGGGTACCTCAGCTATAACAACCTCTCTACCTCAACTAGGGGATCTGACCATGCTAGGCAACTTCTCGATGATCAATAGCAACGTCATCATTGAAAACCTTCAGAGCACAAAAGTGGCGGTGGCACAGTTTTCCCAGGAAGCGCGGTGCAACGGTGCCTCCACAAGCAAGCTGGCCGTCCCTGCCCTGATGGAGCAGCTGTTGGCTTTGCAGCAGCAACAGATCCACCAGTTGCAATTGATTGAACAGATTCGTCACCAAATATTACTGCTGGCTTCCCAGAACGCGGACCTGCCAGCCTCTCCTAGCCCATCTCAGAGTACATTACGAACATCTGCCAACCCCTTGTCCACGTTAAGTTCCCATTTATCCCAGCAACTGGCTGCGGCGGCAGGCTTGGCACAGAGCCTGGCTAGCCAGTCTGCCAGCATCAGTGGTGTGAAGCAACTATCCCCTCTACAGCTACCTCAGAGCAATCCTGGCAACACGATGATTCCATCCAGTAGCGGCTCATCTCCAAATATTAACCTGTCTGCAGCAGCAATTGCGACCCCGTCCTCCGACAAAATGGCTACGAACGCTGGTGGCCCACAGCTCGTCAACCCGCCGGTGACCACGTCATCCTCACCAGTTTTTGCAATAAGCAGTTTATTAAGCCCCGTATCAAACCCTCTTCTACCTCAACCCACCCCTAGCAACTCTGTGTTCCCCAATCCTTTGTCAAATCTTGGGACGCCTGCAGAGGACTTGAACTCGTTGGCTGCTCTGGcccagcagagaaaaaacaagcCCCCCAGCCTAGCCACCTTCGAAGCAAAAAGTTCTTCCGACGAAGCATTCTTTAAGCATAAATGCAGGTTCTGTGCAAAAGTGTTTGGGAGCGACAGTGCCTTGCAGATCCATTTACGTTCTCACACTGGGGAGAGGCCATTTAAATGCAACATCTGTGGAAACCGGTTTTCCACCAAGGGGAATTTAAAGGTCCACTTTCAGCGTCATAAAGAAAAATATCCTCACATTCAAATGAATCCGTACCCAGTGCCAGAGCATTTGGACAACATCCCCACAAGTACAGGTATCCCATACGGAATGTCAATACCACCTGAGAAACCTGTAACGAGTTGGCTGGACAGCAAGCCAGTGTTATCAACTCTGACAACGTCAGTTGGCCTACCACTTCCACCCACCCTTCCAAGCTTGACTCCTTTTATCAAAACGGAGGAGCCTCAACCTATTCCCATCTGTCATCCTTCTTCTAGTTCCCCATGTTCTGTCAAAAGTGACTCTGGGTCCATTGATCCTTCTGGGAAAAACTCAAATGGCCATGTAGCTgaaggggaggggtgtgtgctgCTGTCCTCCAATGACAAACCAGAAGAAAGCACTCAGATGCCCAGTGCCTCTGCTAGTCTGGACAATTCCATAACCTCGCCAGCAGCAGATTTGGGTCCCAACAGTGTGGTCGCTTTTACCAATCCACTCATGCCTCTCATGTCAGAGCAATTTAAGGCCAAGTTTCCATTTGGAGGGCTGCTGGATGTCACACCAGCCTCCGAGACTTCCAAACTGCAGCAACTGGTGGAAAACATTGATAAAAAGGCAACCGATCCCAATGAATGTATCATCTGCCACCGAGTTTTGAGTTGCCAGAGTGCTTTGAAAATGCACTACCGCACACATACCGGTGAAAGGCCTTTTAAGTGCAAAATCTGTGGCCGTGCCTTCACGACAAAAGGCAATCTCAAGACCCATTATAGCGTTCACCGTGCCATGCCCCCACTGAGAGTGCAACATTCCTGCCCAATTTGCCAGAAAAAGTTCACCAATGCTGTCGTTCTGCAGCAGCACATTAGAATGCACATGGGAGGCCAGATACCCAACACACCAGTGACAGAAAACTATCCCGAGTCAATGGAGTCTGATACGGGGTCTTTTGATGAGAAGAACTTTGATGATCTGGATAACTTCTCCGATGAGAACTTGGAAGACTGTCCTGACAGTAGTGTGCCGGATACACCTAAATCTGTCGATGCATCTCAAGATAGTTTATCTTCTTCCCCATTGCCACCAGAAATGTCAAGTATTGCTGCTTTAGAAAATCAGATGAAGATGATCAATGCCGGGCTTGCCGAACAGCTTCAAGCAAGTTTGAAGTCCATGGAGAACGGATCGGTGGAAGGGGACATAATGACAAATGATTCATCCTCTGTTGGTGGCGATATGGAAAGCCAAAGTGCTGGAAGTCCTGCTATCTCGGAGTCTACCTCTTCCATGCAGGCCTTGTCCCCATCCAACAGCACGACCGATTACCACAAACTGCCAGGTGTTGAAGAGAAACCACCAAGAATTTTATCGAGCGAGTTTGCCAATGGTTGGCCACTGGCTCTTGCAAATGGCGGCGCTTTGGACTTGACGTCAGGCAACCCGGAGAAAATGATTAAAGAGGAGTCCTTGAGCATGCTGTTTCCTTTCCGAGACAGAGGCAAACTTAAGAACACGGCGTGTGACATTTGTGGGAAAACGTTTGCTTGTCAGAGTGCCTTGGACATTCATTACAGGAGTCATACCAAAGAGAGACCATTTATTTGCACAGTTTGCAATCGTGGCTTTTCCACAAAGGGTAATTTGAAGCAGCATATGTTGACACATCAAATGCGAGATCTACCATCACAGCTCTTTGAACCCAACTCGAACCTCGGCCCCAGTCAGAACTCTTCGTCAGTGGTACCCGCTAATTCGCTCTCGTCTCTTATAAAGACCGAGGTCAACGGTTTTGTTCATGGCTCTCCTCAGGACAGCAAAGAGACGTCGTCCAGCCTGCTTCCTTCAGGGCCCTTGCCGCCTTTAGCAACGTCGCCCGTCTTGCTTCCAGCTCTGCCCAGAAGAACGCCGAAGCAGCACTATTGCAACACATGTGGGAAAACGTTTTCGTCCTCCAGCGCTTTGCAGATCCATGAAAGAacccatacaggggagaagccttttGCCTGCACTATCTGCGGAAGAGCTTTCACAACAAAAGGGAACCTCAAG GTTCACATGGGGACTCATATGTGGAACAGCACCCCTGCCAGAAGAGGCAGACGGCTTTCTGTGGATGGCCCCATGACTTTTCTCGGAAGCAACCCTGTAAAATTTCCAGACATGTTTCCAAAAGATTTGGCCGTGAGGTCCGGAAACGGAGACCCATCTAGCTTCTGGAATCAGTACGCAGCTGCACTCTCCAACGGCTTGGCCATGAAGACGAATGAGATCTCCgtcattcaaaatggtggcatcCCTCCAATTCCTGGGAGCATGGGCAATGGCGGCAGTTCCCCTATTAGCGGCTTGACAGGCAGCATGGAGAAGCTCCAGAATTCAGAACCTAACGCGCCTCTAGCTGGTCTGGAGAAACTGGCAAGCAGCGAGAACGGGACTACCTTCCGCTTCACGCGCTTCATGGAAGACGGCAAAGAGATTGTAACAAATTAG